The following proteins are co-located in the Myroides profundi genome:
- a CDS encoding type I restriction endonuclease has product METELKLKLEQLHKRVDVLKDQIQTEEATKNAFIMPFIQILGYDVFNPTEVIPEFTCDIGTKKGEKVDYVIMKDNDPILIIECKHWNINADAHNSQLHRYYHVSKAKFGVLTNGLTYNFYTDLEKPNIMDEKPFFTLDLNNLKETNISILNNFTKKSFNLESILDSAEALKYIEAIRKEFEKEIQSPSDELIKLLVSRFFDRPITASRLVSFKEYTKKALSNSINDSINLRLKNALNISETLPSKEIEQVTPIDQNTEVDKIVTTEEELDGFQIVKAILREVLPADRIAYRDTQSYFGILLDDNNRKPLCRLHFNSSNKYIELFHNGKDSGEKMLINSLEEIYNYKTELLNTVKTYI; this is encoded by the coding sequence ATGGAAACTGAATTAAAACTAAAATTAGAACAACTCCACAAAAGAGTAGATGTTTTAAAAGATCAAATTCAAACAGAAGAAGCAACTAAAAATGCTTTTATTATGCCTTTTATTCAAATACTTGGATATGACGTTTTTAATCCTACTGAAGTAATTCCAGAATTCACATGCGATATAGGAACAAAAAAAGGAGAAAAAGTAGATTATGTTATTATGAAAGATAACGACCCTATACTAATAATTGAATGTAAACATTGGAACATTAATGCAGATGCGCATAATTCACAACTACATAGGTATTATCATGTCTCTAAAGCTAAATTTGGTGTATTAACTAATGGTCTTACTTATAACTTTTATACAGACTTAGAAAAGCCAAATATAATGGATGAAAAACCATTCTTTACACTTGACTTAAATAATCTGAAAGAAACAAATATTAGTATACTTAATAATTTTACTAAAAAGAGTTTTAATTTAGAGAGTATTTTAGATTCTGCTGAAGCTCTTAAATATATAGAAGCTATTAGAAAAGAATTTGAAAAAGAAATACAATCTCCATCTGATGAACTTATAAAACTTCTAGTAAGTCGATTCTTTGATAGACCTATTACTGCTTCTAGACTTGTATCTTTTAAAGAATATACAAAAAAAGCATTATCTAATTCAATTAATGATTCTATCAATTTACGCTTGAAAAATGCATTAAATATAAGTGAAACATTACCTTCTAAAGAAATAGAACAAGTTACCCCAATAGATCAAAATACAGAGGTAGATAAAATAGTTACTACAGAAGAAGAACTTGATGGCTTCCAAATAGTGAAAGCTATTTTAAGAGAAGTATTACCAGCAGATAGAATTGCTTATAGAGATACTCAATCTTATTTTGGAATATTACTTGACGATAATAATAGAAAGCCTTTATGTAGACTTCATTTTAATTCTTCTAATAAATATATAGAGTTATTTCATAATGGTAAAGATAGTGGTGAAAAAATGCTTATAAATTCTTTAGAGGAAATTTATAACTACAAAACTGAATTGCTAAATACAGTTAAAACATATATTTAA
- a CDS encoding serine hydrolase, which produces MNYKLIIPISFLFISSSGMAYDVYKDRNGEYCNTQQLSQEKGVDKSFKELCLIIDQYAESTLQKGNVNSLAIAIYRDGEVYQQYYGELDKESKQRPSDSTLYEIASISKVFAGSLVAKAVLEQKITLNDDIRIYLKGDYPNLQFEGTPITIQNLVTHTLGLQDRAPKELDKIYKKTREGYYENRPFSYTMSDLLEELKTVKLDKKPGTFYDYNSVGPELVTYILEQVYHKPYKELLQELLDELNLKQTSLNEYDRYKKQLAISYNENGEVAPLLRNPLLGGSYGMISSLPDLTKFMKFQLESNQPFIKEASRLLFKEEEDGDDKGYFWDVGYGLKEGAYYGKTGTSIGVQSGILVCPDSRYGMIIVMNNTSDAAQDDWLELYNKIETALITYPKINLVSLLEKEFKNNFTVALEKYRTLEADKEHYLSGSFYLNNLGYNFLNRKEIDKAIKVFELAIQYDTNNANLYDSLGEAYFLMKDYKMSLLSYKKSLELDYTNENAKTVIREIESMIK; this is translated from the coding sequence ATGAACTATAAATTAATTATTCCAATATCGTTTTTGTTTATTTCTTCTTCAGGAATGGCATATGATGTATATAAAGATAGAAATGGAGAATACTGTAATACTCAACAGCTATCACAAGAAAAGGGAGTAGATAAATCTTTTAAAGAACTATGTCTGATCATAGATCAATATGCTGAGAGTACTCTTCAGAAAGGTAATGTCAACTCATTAGCGATTGCTATTTATAGAGATGGAGAAGTTTATCAGCAGTATTATGGAGAATTAGATAAAGAGTCCAAACAACGACCTAGTGACAGTACACTGTATGAAATTGCTTCTATCTCTAAAGTTTTTGCAGGCTCTTTAGTAGCTAAAGCTGTCTTAGAGCAAAAGATTACACTAAATGATGATATTAGAATTTATTTAAAAGGAGATTATCCAAATTTGCAGTTTGAAGGAACTCCTATTACCATTCAGAATTTAGTAACACATACTTTGGGACTTCAAGATAGAGCTCCTAAAGAGTTAGATAAAATATATAAGAAGACGAGAGAGGGATATTATGAAAATAGACCGTTTAGTTATACGATGTCTGATCTATTAGAAGAATTAAAAACAGTCAAATTAGATAAGAAACCTGGTACATTCTACGACTATAACTCAGTAGGTCCAGAATTAGTTACTTATATTTTAGAGCAGGTATATCACAAGCCTTATAAAGAGCTATTACAGGAGTTACTAGATGAGCTTAACTTGAAGCAGACTTCTTTAAATGAGTATGATAGGTATAAGAAACAATTAGCCATAAGTTATAACGAAAATGGGGAAGTAGCTCCTTTACTAAGAAATCCTCTATTAGGTGGATCGTATGGCATGATAAGTAGTTTACCTGACTTAACTAAGTTTATGAAGTTTCAGTTAGAAAGCAATCAACCTTTTATAAAGGAAGCCTCTCGATTATTATTTAAAGAAGAAGAAGACGGCGATGATAAAGGGTATTTCTGGGATGTGGGATACGGTCTGAAGGAAGGTGCGTATTATGGAAAGACAGGAACGTCAATAGGGGTACAAAGTGGTATTCTTGTTTGTCCAGATTCACGTTATGGAATGATAATAGTGATGAATAATACTTCGGATGCTGCGCAAGATGATTGGTTAGAATTATATAATAAAATAGAAACAGCATTAATTACTTATCCTAAGATAAACCTAGTGTCCCTGCTAGAAAAAGAGTTTAAAAATAACTTTACTGTAGCTTTAGAGAAGTACAGAACGTTAGAAGCAGATAAAGAACATTATCTCTCAGGGTCATTCTATTTAAATAATTTGGGATATAACTTTCTGAATAGAAAAGAGATTGATAAGGCAATAAAAGTATTTGAATTAGCGATTCAGTATGATACTAATAACGCTAATTTATACGATAGCTTAGGAGAAGCTTACTTTCTCATGAAGGATTATAAAATGTCTTTATTAAGTTATAAGAAATCACTAGAGCTAGATTATACTAATGAAAATGCTAAAACTGTTATTAGAGAGATTGAAAGTATGATTAAGTAA